Proteins from a genomic interval of Desulfofustis limnaeus:
- a CDS encoding AAA family ATPase codes for MKKTFAITKNVERFLAGMEVIEAPVKGRVGMGLVYGEPGTGKTEMTQKYAADKDYPYVRATDIMSRRSLLSKIVSELGEAPAFRSDELFNQAVDLLLDRPRTLIIDEVDYLCRGGMVEVLRDLNDVTNTPVVLVGMHQVDQKLKRYRHLWDRFSDVIRFRTFDADDIASLAEQICEVPISPEGIRFIHERGFGKFRRTMVWFSRAERVAKMNKLDVVDVGHLLAVRNGGE; via the coding sequence ATGAAAAAGACATTTGCAATCACAAAGAACGTGGAACGGTTTCTGGCCGGTATGGAGGTGATCGAAGCGCCGGTGAAAGGCCGCGTCGGGATGGGCCTGGTCTATGGCGAGCCGGGCACCGGCAAGACCGAGATGACCCAGAAGTACGCGGCCGATAAGGATTACCCCTATGTACGGGCGACCGACATCATGAGCCGGCGCAGCCTGCTGTCTAAGATCGTCAGCGAGCTGGGCGAAGCCCCGGCCTTCCGCTCCGACGAATTGTTCAACCAGGCGGTGGACCTGCTCCTGGACCGGCCCCGGACTCTGATCATCGACGAGGTCGATTATCTGTGTCGGGGCGGCATGGTCGAGGTGCTACGGGATCTCAACGACGTGACCAATACGCCGGTGGTCCTGGTGGGCATGCACCAGGTGGACCAGAAACTGAAGCGCTACCGCCATCTGTGGGACCGCTTCTCGGACGTGATCCGTTTCCGGACGTTTGACGCCGACGATATCGCCAGCCTGGCCGAGCAGATCTGCGAAGTACCGATCAGCCCGGAGGGGATCAGGTTCATCCACGAGCGCGGCTTCGGCAAGTTCCGCCGAACCATGGTGTGGTTCTCGCGGGCCGAGCGGGTCGCCAAGATGAACAAGCTGGACGTGGTTGACGTCGGCCACCTGCTGGCGGTGCGCAACGGAGGTGAGTGA